In the genome of Myxococcus stipitatus, one region contains:
- a CDS encoding YHS domain-containing protein, producing the protein MKGVQGQSQGKHWDPVCGKQLETPEGQPSSEYKKRRYFFCSERCRHAFERQAERFRLNELARVGALMTPGRVRWGLA; encoded by the coding sequence ATGAAGGGCGTGCAGGGGCAGAGCCAGGGCAAGCATTGGGATCCGGTGTGCGGCAAGCAACTGGAGACACCGGAGGGCCAGCCGTCGTCGGAGTACAAGAAGCGCCGGTACTTCTTCTGCTCCGAGCGCTGTCGCCACGCCTTCGAGCGCCAGGCCGAGCGCTTCCGCCTCAACGAGCTGGCCCGAGTGGGCGCGCTGATGACGCCCGGCCGGGTGCGCTGGGGCCTCGCCTGA